The nucleotide sequence TTATGTCAGAAAAGCAAAATATGTGATCTAAATAAACAATTGAGTGCCATATGTAGACTTCTCATGTCATAAGCTTCATAATTCAATTCAAAAAAGGCCAATAACTTAGcacgcaaaaacaaaagaaaacaattcataaaaaaaataaaaaataaaaaaggcagAAATATAGGACCCAAAAGGTACCTGTGGGTGCATGTCAGCGTCAGACACTTGTCTCAGCCTTATTCGAAATATTCATCATCTGCCAAACAAGCAGAAAACCAAAACTAAGAACTCCCAAGGAATCTCTGCTTCTTTGGCTTTCAAGAATCCCATTCCtctcctttcctttcctttccaaTCCGATGCAATCTTTCCACCCATAAACAAAGCATGGGACAAGAGGGAATTGCTTTCCTCTATGAGCTTTGAATTCCCCACCTCAAGGGGAAGACATAGTCCAACTTGGATGTTGTCTTTGCTTCTGGTTTTCCTTTCAATATGGTCCAAAGAAAGGTGCCAAACAAGCTTGGAATCCAAGCTGATCATGATAAATTCGAGAAGCGGTTTTCGAACCTGAAGACTTCTTCTCAGTTCCAAGATGGGAAACACAGAGGAGctgatttgaagaagaagatgaagaaatctAGATCAATCAAGCTTTCAGATGTTGAGAGCTTGAGATCATCACCTTTGAGGAAGAACTCATCTCAGCCAGGAAAGCCGCCACCGCCGGCTCTCAATGTTCCAAACACTGCGGCTTCCCCTCAGAAGCAGCCCCTGGCCAAAACAACTTATGGCTCGCCAAACTACATGAAGCCCACCAGCTGTTCTCATGCAAGGAAGGAGCAGTCACAGGTTAGTCTTCGAAGTTCTCCGCCAATATTTTCGGATAGTAAGAACCAGAACCGAAAAAATTCGGGCAGTTCAAAGCTTAGCTCTGCTTCTAGTAAACCTGAAAGAATTTTAGCAAGGACATCTAGTTTGAAGCTTGTGAGGACTTTAATAAGGTCCCCTGGTTTTAAGCCAGCAAGAGCTCCGGCGAGAAAATCTTCGAGCGTTGCTCTTTGTGCAGATGTTAATGTTCAGAGAGAAACTTGTTCTTCAACACTGAAGGATACAAAGTTTCCAGATTATCTGATGATTAGTCCTGGGGGAACTGAAGCTGAGGGAACTTCAGTCATGAAGGTTTGCCCGTATACGTACTGTTCCCTTAATGGACATCGTCATTCACCTGTGCCGCCATTGAAGAGTTTCTTGTCTGCAAGAAGACGTTCATTGAAGACCcagaagatgatgaaattgcAAGCTCTAAGTCCCCGTGGAGCAAAGCGATGTAATGATGGAGTAAAAGAAATTGATTTCCAGCAGATGTTTGATGAGAATGACAAAACAGCTGTGAAAGAAGCTGATTTGGATTTCTTCGTTGAAATCTATGCTACAAACAAGGAAGATGACACTGAGGCAATTGGAAGGAAAGCCGGAGCTGATTCTGTAGGAGAACAAGATGATTACGAGGGTCCTGTGTTTCCAAATGCTGCAAGTGATGAAACAGAAACAGTAGATTCTGCCAACAACCTAGTTGTGGAGAACCTGTCGGATAGATCACTGCATTCTGAGAGTGAATCTGAGGCAGAAAACTTTGGCAAATTTCCTGAAGATCGAAAAGAAGATGCAAATGAAGACTACGGATCACTGTCCGATCAAGAGGAAAATTCCACTGGAAGCTGCTCAAACGAGAGCAACTCTGAAGACCTTTCAAGCACTGAAATGGATTATTCCAGTTCTGAAACTACTGACATGGAGTGGGAGGAAGGGCAATTTTCCACTGCAGTGCTTGATGGTTATGAATCTGGTCCAAATGCGGGGTGTTCAATAACAATTCAAGATGCTGATATGCATGAAGAATCTCTGATCAAGTCTGATGCAATGAATGGTGACTACGATAATTTGGTTCAGGATTTTTATGTAGTACTGCAGAATGATGGTGATGTCAGTGAACAGGATGGCATAAAAAAGAATTTTGAGATTCTAGAATCTAGACACATGCACGAAAGAATGAGTTATGACCAACTTTCCTACAGCGATGATGCATTCGAAGAAGGCAGTGAACTATCAGAGACGGACTGTGTAGAGATATCTTCATCTTCAATGGAGGAGCCAAATGAGGAACTACAAACAACTGGCAA is from Pyrus communis chromosome 10, drPyrComm1.1, whole genome shotgun sequence and encodes:
- the LOC137748398 gene encoding calmodulin binding protein PICBP-like, whose protein sequence is MVQRKVPNKLGIQADHDKFEKRFSNLKTSSQFQDGKHRGADLKKKMKKSRSIKLSDVESLRSSPLRKNSSQPGKPPPPALNVPNTAASPQKQPLAKTTYGSPNYMKPTSCSHARKEQSQVSLRSSPPIFSDSKNQNRKNSGSSKLSSASSKPERILARTSSLKLVRTLIRSPGFKPARAPARKSSSVALCADVNVQRETCSSTLKDTKFPDYLMISPGGTEAEGTSVMKVCPYTYCSLNGHRHSPVPPLKSFLSARRRSLKTQKMMKLQALSPRGAKRCNDGVKEIDFQQMFDENDKTAVKEADLDFFVEIYATNKEDDTEAIGRKAGADSVGEQDDYEGPVFPNAASDETETVDSANNLVVENLSDRSLHSESESEAENFGKFPEDRKEDANEDYGSLSDQEENSTGSCSNESNSEDLSSTEMDYSSSETTDMEWEEGQFSTAVLDGYESGPNAGCSITIQDADMHEESLIKSDAMNGDYDNLVQDFYVVLQNDGDVSEQDGIKKNFEILESRHMHERMSYDQLSYSDDAFEEGSELSETDCVEISSSSMEEPNEELQTTGKELQEQNGVAEAEDHEIDSHLGDVESNCSIVETGKASDNQPKNAFHEDETSTVTGDRISIPSQDMSETDDAEANEGCNGSPDKGNSETDQSVPSGGIGSEPKLPTVVSENKMEAVEQIGDVKPSPEIQLSDSVHDASEADEDEVKVDDDDNYKKTEPLQVNDIAEDGNLSNGKYKKPITSSSNESEDQSDLRLKKSGISNSNTGQPHTVEVKYNSEPEATKNFNMANNSISPGMKRKFSEAASNFEQELPNTYDHWKRIKCKRLSMDEEEQRKFNPREPNYLPLVPDPEAERVDLRHQIIDEKKNADEWMLDFALQQAVTKLAPARKKKVALLVAAFEAVMPAPKVEKHLKHPSAAFSHARPMQACS